The window TCTTCTGCCTTGACTCTTGAGTCTTGAGCTGACTGCCTTTTCTTTgtctgtttgtttgtttgtacCAAGAATTGCGATGATGACACCCACTTACGGCACAACCAGACAGTGAGATTGCGTGGAATGAATCCGTTGGATTTGCTGCTCGCTGCTGCCGGGGGAGGGATGAAAATGATAGTTACTGCCGttgactaattttttttaatggattTGGGCTGGCTAAAGCACGCCAGTTATCCTGATCCACCCCGGACGACGGACTCACGGACAGCGAACttatctcaaataataatatttcgtttagattataaatatattttaatttaatttttttaatatttttaatcatctttttatctcacatatatcacatcataaaaagtgttacagtaattattctaaataatattttaaataatactctatccaaacaaacctaatAAATTTTTTGGTACTCATAGACCGAAACAGTTTGATCTCAAGAAGAATCTACAAGAAGCTGTTCGAACCAACGATCGTCTTGTTGGCTTGATTGAGTGCATTTAGATAGAAGATTATTtcaaaataattactgtaacacgaCTTTGTATGATGCAACATAtattaaataacaaaaaaactTATAATTAAAAAACATGTTTGTGACGTAATTAAATAATAATTCTTATAAATAATAATCGTCACTTGTTTAGACTTAGGTTAGTGTGACTCAAATTGGTTGGATTAAGCCATATGCTTGTGCGTTTTAAATCTACTTAAATGCCCAATTAACAAATTGACCAGATCAACCATTCATTTACCATTTATCTGTCTGACCCATCTAAAGCGTTTAAAGTATTTACTACTGTCAAACCATTTAAAGTATTTTCTGTTCCGTTCGACTTTGAAGTTTGGATTGtcagtttttacaaaaattagGCAATCCTTCCAAACACGATAGCTTCCATTCCCGTAACGCTTTTGTGCCTTGTTTTCTATTTCCCTGTAGCTCCCCGTGTAGCTCAGAAAGAGAAAGGACGTTTGCTGCCATTGCTGGATGGAACTAaagttgcaaacgaatcgagccgctcgtgAGCGGTTCGAGCCGGCTCGAGTCaaattcgaactcgagctcgaactcagaatattaagctcgttagctcgcgagccggctcgcgagtttgggtatatatatatatatatatatattttatttttatttaataataaaattacgtatattatatatattttttattttttattttcatagtaaaattacgtatatatccttaatattttattatttattaagaaaaaaatattattttatttattttttaaaaaataaaataattattttttattttttcgagctcgagctcggctcgacttgattcgagtcgagctcgagctcgaaatttgccggctcgtcgagctcgagtttggtaaaatttagtcgagactcggctcgattagctcaaaactcgattctgctcggctcgtttgcagccctagatGGAACGACGCAGTTAGAAGACATTCATGATACGTGCTCTTTGCCCCCATAAAAATGGTTCAAGCCAAGGAAGGCGCTCTCATCACAGACTCTTCCTATTGCCCAATTCCAGAAGCATCTCCCAGGTAGGTTGTCTGcaagaattcaagaatcaaACTGAAACCACAATATGATAAACCATGAGTTTCTGTATGCAACTCCAATGCTGCCTCATATATCGTCCAACTTGGACACATCCCCATTTCATCCTTTCTgtgctacaaaaaaaaaaaaaaaaaaaaaaatcttctaaACAGATGCAAACCCAATAACCAGGATGAGCGAAACCCAGTTAACAAACTGAGGTCAACGTGAACCTAACTTCTTTCATCCCCAATCCAGTAATTTTTCTCCTTCGGCCCGGTAGGGCCTTCCTCACCAGACAACTCCATGGGAAACTTCGTGAATACATTTTCAACTGAATAACGAAACATCAAAGGCAAACGCTTGATGATTCTATCCATCTCAGTCCTTGAATCATAGACAATAGTTGGACCCCATTTTCTCATAAACTGTAACCAAACTGGCTCACGAATAACTCCATCTCCAAGATACTCAGCTGCAATAATTTCATACTGCTGACTTGAATCCACACAGTAATCGCTACGAGCGGCATCATTTCTTATACCAATCCCAAATCCTGAGGATCCCTGAATGTAAATCCCAGGATGAGGAAAGCTAGCATGACCACTTTTCGAAGAATAAATGATAGCTTTGTTTCCCTCAACAAATTCCAGATCCGGAGCATCGACCcattttccaccactatgctgGGAGAAGTATACGCTCCAGAGCTCTCCTGTGAAGTTGCTCAATCGCAGGGTAAAGTGCTCCCAGTCACACACATGCTGACCGATTTTGCTCAGAGCAATGTTCATTAACCCTACCTTCAAAGTTGCAGGCCCATTGAAGGGACAAAAAACCCACATTGCAATATCAGTGAAAGTTCCCCCTATGGCTGGCTTCACATGAACATAGAGTTTTGCACTTTCCAGGTTTCCGTACCGGACACTCTCCCTTCCGGAATCACATGGCAAATCTATCCAATACTCTCCATCATTCGAGCCACCAGCAGGCAAATTGGTTCCGCTGGCATCAATCGCTTGACCGCTAGATTCACCTCTTTTGTACAACAAAGCTCCATTTCTGAAGAACCACGAGACTGAAGATGGCAAATAGACCTCTTCGGGATGAAAAAAGATTGTAGGTCCATAGTGCCTAATGAGCGCATGTATCTGATCAAGATTTGGCATTGCATGTAGGCTGCAATCCAGGTTCTTCAAGCAGACAATATCTAGTTCTTCGCCGTGGCTCCAGTAGCTGCTGCAGAAAAATGAACCGGTTGAGACTCCTTTGCCAAGCATTCCCCTATGCCGGGGTCTTGTGCTCCAGACTCCAAATGGAACTTGTGAAAATTTAGAGGTAGTGTGCACCAACAGGTTGTACGCTTCACATTCATCAGTAAGATCTGCACGAA is drawn from Coffea arabica cultivar ET-39 chromosome 1c, Coffea Arabica ET-39 HiFi, whole genome shotgun sequence and contains these coding sequences:
- the LOC113714524 gene encoding hypothetical protein At1g04090; its protein translation is MMMLWGWKCFHWSGVCDLLQPQPESFSLPAPLPDWPQGGGFADGTIKLGVLEVCHVTKFELIWGCNLSGDKKKGYSFYKPVGIPDGFFSLGHYCQSNEKPFRGFVLVAREVFNSELGDPSIDNLHLPALRSPENYTLVWSSDDASAENFDGCGYFWLPQPYEGYKALGFVVTNKPEKPQLEELKCVRADLTDECEAYNLLVHTTSKFSQVPFGVWSTRPRHRGMLGKGVSTGSFFCSSYWSHGEELDIVCLKNLDCSLHAMPNLDQIHALIRHYGPTIFFHPEEVYLPSSVSWFFRNGALLYKRGESSGQAIDASGTNLPAGGSNDGEYWIDLPCDSGRESVRYGNLESAKLYVHVKPAIGGTFTDIAMWVFCPFNGPATLKVGLMNIALSKIGQHVCDWEHFTLRLSNFTGELWSVYFSQHSGGKWVDAPDLEFVEGNKAIIYSSKSGHASFPHPGIYIQGSSGFGIGIRNDAARSDYCVDSSQQYEIIAAEYLGDGVIREPVWLQFMRKWGPTIVYDSRTEMDRIIKRLPLMFRYSVENVFTKFPMELSGEEGPTGPKEKNYWIGDERS